From a single Helicoverpa armigera isolate CAAS_96S chromosome 7, ASM3070526v1, whole genome shotgun sequence genomic region:
- the LOC110381262 gene encoding coiled-coil domain-containing protein 149, with protein sequence MFNKSSFNKVKFQDHQLDDYVLENSVLKSKLQSKIDALSIMSRELDKCSMERDRFKVLVEQLMCKKTVPMKSSPNSNNIAYRLTPTNTISGGEMLAKTQDHNNMLKLEVEALRSKLDEATGDIIALKKQLQKRESLSEEVNGNRKSSTIFSYSQNDYEQLVNELEKNQKKYQQIQLDYRATLDEKEELVSDRDYYKNKVQRLSHQISYILSNRAKIQDTNEIDPPKPIVDIDALVTENKYLHERITQLQVEKEIVKRTLTKYKTLLDNRNKNYSVHMKKGFADVMTQKQVREFLDNITSKTGLKQGSTTELRSLCLGLFEALNDKSIALQHQRKTNQILANRITELEKTLESWCNGQKYIPIFPSQMLLDEFLTDTGSDKSNDSKEHPLKSHESSDNNRSKYSDSDDDMNKENSDGSSGDLGKAYDDDEDDECQLNSSEHRNMSKTVLPQNLQDLVKEALAELKPSE encoded by the exons ATGTTTAATAAATcatcatttaataaagtaaaatttcAAGACCATCAATTAGACGACTATGTTCTCGAG AATTCAGTCTTGAAAAGTAAGTTGCAGAGTAAAATCGACGCTTTATCGATTATGAGCAGGGAGTTAGACAAATGTAGCATGGAAAGGGACAGGTTTAAAGTATTAGTAGAACAATTGATGTGCAAGAAAACAGTTCCTATGAAATCTAGTCCAAATTCTAACAATATAGCCTATAGACTTACACCTACTAACACTATCAGTGGCGGTGAGATGCTTGCTAAAACACAGGACCATAACAATATGCTGAAATTAGAG gTGGAGGCTCTCAGAAGTAAATTAGATGAAGCAACAGGAGACATCATAGCATTGAAGAAACAGTTGCAGAAAAGAGAAAGTCTCAGTGAAGAAGTTAATGGCAACAGAAAGTCTTCAACTATATTCAGCTATTCCCAGAATGATTATGAGCAGCTTGTAAATGAACTAGAGAAGAACCAGAAAAAG tacCAACAAATTCAGTTAGACTATCGAGCTACACTAgatgaaaaagaagaattagtTTCTGATAGAGATTACTATAAGAATAAAGTACAAAGATTGAGCCATCAGATTAGTTATATTCTGTCCAACAGAGCTAAAATTCAAGATACTAATGAAATTGATCCACCAAAGCCCATAGTGGATATTGATGCATTagttactgaaaataaatatctccATGAAAGAATAACACAACTCCAAGTGGAAAAAGAGATTGTAAAACGTACATTGACTAAGTACAAG aCATTACttgataacagaaataaaaactactCTGTTCATATGAAAAAAGGCTTTGCAGATGTAATGACACAAAAACAAG TGAGAGAATTTCTAGACAACATTACTTCTAAAACTGGATTAAAGCAAGGTTCTACAACTGAACTGAGATCCCTTTGTCTTGGCCTATTTGAAGCACTTAATGATAAATCAATTGCCCTACAACATCAAAGGAAAACTAACCa aATTCTAGCTAACAGAATAACTGAACTTGAGAAAACTTTAGAAAGCTGGTGCAATGGTCAGAAGTACATTCCAATATTTCCATCACAAATGTTGTTAGACGAGTTTCTGACAGACACAGGTTCTGATAAATCCAATGACTCAAAGGAACACCCATTGAAGTCCCATGAAAGTTCTGACAATAACAGAAGCAAGTATTCAGACAGTGATGATGATATGAACAAAGAAAACAGTGATGGATCATCCGGTGATCTAGGGAAagcttatgatgatgatgaagatgatgagtGCCAACTAAATAGCAGTGAACATAGGAACATGTCCAAGACGGTTTTGCCCCAAAACTTACAAGATTTAGTGAAGGAAGCTCTTGCTGAACTAAAGCCGTCAGAGTGA